The following are encoded in a window of Methylicorpusculum oleiharenae genomic DNA:
- a CDS encoding glycosyltransferase family protein translates to MATNTSPIALFVYNRPKHTRETVEALLKNAEAVHSDLFIFSDAAKHEGAQSAVNEVRALIHQITGFKTITIIEREKNWGLANSIIDGVTAICDKYGRAIVLEDDLIFSEHFLGYMNSALNMYEDNQLVWHISGWNYPIEPSGLGDAFFWKTMNCWGWATWANRWNKFSKKPDEMIRSWTPQKINAFNLDGTYNFWRQVKLNRKGKINTWAVFWYATIFSHGGLCLNPTSSYVMNVGHDGTGENCRNSDHFSMHQIINKKQDIDLPELVSVSDDAICRIKSFLDKHARQNLAIYWLRKIQMISETYF, encoded by the coding sequence GTGGCAACTAATACATCACCCATTGCATTATTTGTTTACAACCGGCCTAAACATACCCGTGAAACAGTCGAGGCTTTGCTCAAGAATGCCGAGGCTGTGCATTCTGATCTGTTTATTTTCTCAGATGCAGCAAAGCATGAAGGTGCTCAATCGGCAGTCAATGAGGTTAGGGCGTTGATACACCAGATAACCGGGTTTAAGACTATCACGATTATAGAGCGCGAGAAAAACTGGGGTCTCGCAAACTCAATCATAGACGGTGTGACAGCGATATGTGATAAGTATGGTAGGGCTATTGTACTTGAAGATGACTTGATTTTTAGTGAGCATTTTCTTGGCTACATGAACTCAGCGCTGAATATGTATGAAGATAATCAACTGGTTTGGCATATAAGTGGGTGGAATTACCCTATTGAGCCATCTGGACTAGGTGATGCATTTTTCTGGAAAACAATGAATTGCTGGGGCTGGGCTACATGGGCAAATAGATGGAATAAATTCTCCAAAAAACCTGACGAGATGATCAGAAGCTGGACGCCGCAAAAAATCAATGCATTTAACCTGGATGGGACGTACAACTTTTGGCGTCAAGTAAAGTTGAATCGAAAAGGTAAGATTAATACTTGGGCAGTTTTCTGGTATGCGACGATTTTTTCGCATGGTGGTTTGTGTCTTAATCCTACATCCTCATATGTCATGAATGTTGGTCATGATGGCACAGGCGAAAATTGCCGAAATTCTGATCATTTTTCGATGCATCAGATAATTAATAAAAAACAAGATATAGACTTGCCTGAGTTGGTTAGCGTCTCAGATGATGCTATATGTCGTATAAAAAGCTTTTTGGATAAACACGCAAGGCAAAACCTAGCTATATATTGGTTAAGAAAAATTCAAATGATCAGCGAGACTTATTTTTAG
- a CDS encoding class I SAM-dependent methyltransferase, producing METIDIWGEKIPRSVLSQYEIDYLATFSKNIPDVHWIWSEMDRVWNDLKLDNTKPLSDQRIADYYGHPIWIVNGLFTKFDKVSKDHRFAIAKFLEKQGVVNIADYGGGFGEMAITLSEVLPNADISIIEPYPSKLGIYRLQNFTRVRQVQEITNNSYDAVIAQDVLEHVEDPVLLAFQLTEAVKKSGIIVFANCFYPYINCHLPSTFHLRHTFSFVSKNLGLKYLGVIKGAYHAQVYRKVAEPNLDRARAAENISRKVGGMVNSPLSTLISKVKRRIFVR from the coding sequence ATGGAAACGATTGATATTTGGGGAGAAAAAATTCCTCGTTCAGTCCTATCCCAGTATGAGATTGATTATCTGGCTACATTCTCTAAAAATATTCCTGACGTCCATTGGATTTGGTCGGAAATGGATCGTGTATGGAATGATCTCAAATTAGATAATACCAAGCCCCTATCCGACCAGCGGATAGCTGATTATTATGGTCATCCAATATGGATAGTTAATGGATTATTTACAAAATTTGATAAGGTCTCTAAAGACCATAGATTTGCAATTGCTAAATTTCTTGAAAAGCAAGGAGTAGTTAACATTGCTGATTATGGTGGCGGGTTTGGTGAAATGGCTATTACACTTAGTGAAGTCTTGCCAAATGCTGATATTTCAATAATAGAGCCATATCCGTCCAAGTTGGGTATTTACCGACTCCAGAATTTTACAAGGGTTAGACAAGTTCAAGAGATAACCAATAATTCATATGATGCGGTAATTGCACAGGACGTGCTCGAGCATGTTGAAGATCCAGTATTACTTGCGTTTCAGTTAACCGAAGCAGTAAAAAAAAGTGGAATAATTGTTTTTGCTAACTGCTTTTATCCGTATATCAATTGTCACCTTCCATCCACATTTCATTTAAGACATACATTTTCATTTGTGTCTAAAAATCTGGGTCTGAAATATCTTGGTGTTATTAAAGGGGCATATCACGCCCAGGTTTATAGGAAAGTTGCTGAACCAAATCTTGATCGAGCCCGTGCAGCTGAGAATATTTCCCGCAAAGTTGGCGGAATGGTTAATTCGCCATTGAGCACTTTGATATCTAAGGTTAAAAGAAGAATATTCGTCAGATGA
- a CDS encoding glycosyltransferase, translating into MKIGIVNKHHKKGGAAIAADRLFEALLSDGVTVLKYIDSGEIDNPNIKKRLSGVRFSEFISYIRNSIGTGFARLVKRNDSTTLSPAVIPSCWPDVLNDSDMDVINLHWINGEMMSIKDISRITKPLVWTMHDMWLVSGASHYFDEKELELNSCDARASNKQFDLEMWTLGRKIKFWKKPIHIVSPSNWLARCVKKSKLTSNWPVSVIHNPIDINFWKPLSKSRCRQHLGLSADEDVLMFGAVGGGKDPRKGFDLLIDAIERLDQNYSAINNLTVVVVGEVKPSKDVHWQIPTIFTGHLSSQDELRDFYNAADLLVIPSRQDNLPNTGLEAIACGVPVVAFDIGGLSDIVVHKKTGYLASAFDCSDLAAGIVWVLEQKKLNNESVSCESEVESININCRIYAEENFSYQVIAEKYKALYSSLL; encoded by the coding sequence ATGAAAATTGGTATTGTTAACAAGCATCACAAAAAAGGCGGTGCAGCTATTGCTGCTGATCGTTTGTTTGAGGCTTTGCTCTCAGATGGCGTTACCGTACTTAAATATATAGATTCCGGTGAAATTGATAATCCAAATATAAAAAAAAGACTATCTGGTGTGCGTTTTTCTGAGTTCATTTCATACATTAGAAACTCGATTGGCACAGGGTTTGCCCGGCTGGTCAAACGTAACGATTCAACAACTCTTTCACCCGCAGTGATTCCTTCTTGCTGGCCAGATGTCCTGAATGACTCAGATATGGATGTCATTAATCTTCATTGGATTAATGGCGAAATGATGTCAATAAAAGATATATCTCGAATTACTAAGCCTTTGGTTTGGACCATGCATGATATGTGGCTAGTATCTGGGGCAAGTCACTACTTTGATGAAAAAGAGCTAGAACTAAATTCTTGTGACGCCCGTGCATCCAATAAGCAATTCGATTTAGAAATGTGGACGTTGGGCAGGAAAATTAAATTTTGGAAAAAGCCGATTCATATTGTATCCCCAAGTAATTGGTTGGCGAGATGCGTAAAAAAATCTAAGTTGACATCTAATTGGCCAGTAAGCGTAATTCATAATCCGATTGATATTAATTTCTGGAAGCCTTTATCTAAATCAAGATGTAGACAGCATTTAGGGTTGTCAGCTGACGAAGATGTTTTAATGTTTGGAGCCGTTGGTGGCGGCAAAGACCCCAGGAAAGGCTTTGATCTACTGATTGATGCTATAGAGAGGCTAGATCAAAACTACAGTGCTATTAATAATTTGACGGTAGTGGTAGTAGGGGAAGTCAAGCCATCTAAGGACGTTCATTGGCAGATACCGACAATATTTACAGGGCACCTATCTTCCCAGGATGAATTAAGAGATTTTTACAATGCCGCTGATCTGTTAGTAATTCCTTCTAGGCAAGATAATCTCCCTAATACAGGGCTTGAAGCGATTGCGTGTGGCGTACCCGTTGTTGCTTTTGATATTGGGGGCTTGTCAGACATTGTTGTTCACAAAAAGACAGGTTACCTAGCAAGCGCATTTGACTGCAGCGATTTGGCGGCTGGCATAGTTTGGGTCTTAGAACAAAAAAAATTGAACAACGAGTCAGTTAGTTGTGAATCAGAAGTGGAATCAATTAACATCAATTGCAGGATTTATGCGGAGGAAAATTTTTCTTACCAAGTGATTGCTGAAAAGTATAAAGCTTTATATAGCAGCTTATTATGA
- a CDS encoding glycosyltransferase family 2 protein, producing MTNGYPTISIITVCYNSVETIADTIASVASQQYSDYEHIIVDGASSDGTLDIVKNARSVTRYVSERDEGIYDAMNKGISMATGNVIGILNADDVYANTEILQRISLKMERDSLDVLYGDIAFFSPNKPDVIKRRFSSAQFSPSKIAWGWMPAHPSLFIRRSVFEQYGFYKTDFKIAGDYEFVARIFKEGNLRYGYLPEVVVKMRTGGISTGGWRNTMLLNREVLRACSENGITTNWLKILSKYPFKLFEYLR from the coding sequence ATGACGAATGGCTACCCAACAATCTCAATTATTACAGTCTGCTACAACAGTGTAGAAACCATTGCGGATACGATAGCTTCAGTTGCATCTCAGCAATACAGTGACTACGAACATATCATTGTAGATGGTGCCTCATCTGATGGCACCCTGGATATCGTAAAAAATGCACGGAGTGTAACCCGGTATGTCTCAGAGCGAGATGAAGGGATTTACGATGCTATGAACAAGGGTATTTCTATGGCTACAGGGAATGTGATAGGAATATTAAATGCCGATGACGTTTATGCTAATACTGAAATATTACAACGAATATCGCTAAAGATGGAGCGAGATAGCCTTGATGTGTTATATGGCGATATCGCTTTTTTTTCGCCTAATAAGCCGGATGTTATCAAACGCCGCTTTAGTTCTGCGCAATTCTCACCTTCAAAAATTGCCTGGGGTTGGATGCCGGCACATCCATCACTTTTTATCAGACGATCAGTATTCGAACAATATGGCTTTTATAAAACCGATTTTAAAATAGCTGGTGATTACGAGTTTGTAGCTAGAATATTTAAGGAGGGTAACCTGCGCTATGGTTATTTACCGGAAGTGGTGGTTAAAATGCGCACAGGGGGAATTAGCACGGGAGGATGGCGTAATACAATGTTGCTAAACCGGGAAGTGTTACGTGCTTGTAGTGAGAATGGAATAACTACCAATTGGCTTAAAATTCTTTCAAAATATCCTTTCAAACTATTTGAATACTTACGTTAG
- a CDS encoding helix-turn-helix transcriptional regulator: MDFYELGRQIRQLRRLRGISQQQIADDLGISRATINALEKGRSGDVGVRKVLSILDYLGYEVKLREKSPFPTLEELAGE, from the coding sequence ATGGATTTTTACGAGCTTGGGCGGCAAATAAGACAATTAAGACGCCTACGAGGCATTTCTCAACAGCAAATTGCTGATGATTTGGGGATTTCCCGGGCAACTATTAATGCGCTAGAAAAAGGGCGTTCTGGCGATGTTGGGGTTCGGAAAGTGCTGAGTATTTTGGATTATCTTGGTTATGAGGTAAAGCTGAGAGAAAAGTCCCCCTTTCCGACTCTGGAGGAGCTGGCCGGTGAATGA
- a CDS encoding type II toxin-antitoxin system HipA family toxin — protein MNDGLRVYVQNQPAGFLLKESSEFIFNYLDADSDYFVSLTMPVRNKSYAHPRLHPIFEMHLPEGYLLSIIKKHFTKLTATDDFGLLRLLSPSIRGRVHYPGESSALTVPLHLDELLHSQLDDLFDELVSRFALQSALSGVQPKVLAKVVDKASLKLNDYIVKAWGPDYPQLALNEYFCMQVLKHAGVDVPEFYLSDDDALFVMKRFDLTDQGECIGFEDMCVLQGKQRDDKYVGSYEQIAKTIKLFCSPVNKMRSLQQFFKMVVLNNCLQNGDAHLKNFGLLYDDLSSIRLAPAYDVVSTTVYLKQDIAALTLLGSKRWWSQAYLLRFAVESCGLTAKIAHRLLDECRVALGEVRHLVNRRLLDEPIADKRKVLEHLSVLMGQSLAANR, from the coding sequence GTGAATGATGGCTTGCGTGTCTATGTGCAAAATCAACCAGCTGGTTTTTTGTTAAAAGAAAGCTCGGAGTTTATTTTTAATTACCTCGATGCGGATAGCGATTACTTTGTATCTCTTACAATGCCTGTCCGGAATAAAAGTTATGCACATCCTCGATTACATCCCATATTTGAGATGCATTTACCTGAAGGTTATTTGTTATCAATCATCAAAAAACACTTCACCAAGTTAACTGCCACGGACGATTTTGGATTGTTACGTCTGCTGTCGCCATCGATTAGGGGCAGGGTTCATTACCCGGGAGAGTCATCTGCTTTGACTGTGCCATTACATCTAGATGAGTTGTTGCACAGTCAACTGGACGATCTGTTTGACGAACTGGTTAGCCGATTTGCTTTGCAAAGTGCCTTGAGTGGGGTCCAGCCCAAGGTCTTGGCCAAGGTGGTTGATAAAGCCTCACTAAAGTTGAATGATTATATTGTTAAAGCTTGGGGGCCGGATTATCCTCAGTTGGCCTTAAATGAGTATTTTTGCATGCAAGTCTTAAAGCATGCTGGTGTTGATGTGCCGGAGTTTTATTTGTCTGATGATGATGCGTTGTTTGTGATGAAACGCTTCGATTTGACAGATCAAGGTGAGTGTATCGGTTTCGAGGATATGTGTGTGTTACAAGGTAAACAGCGAGATGATAAATATGTTGGCAGTTATGAACAAATCGCCAAAACAATCAAGCTGTTTTGCAGCCCGGTTAATAAGATGCGTTCGTTGCAGCAGTTTTTTAAAATGGTGGTGTTAAATAATTGTTTGCAAAATGGCGATGCGCATTTGAAAAATTTCGGCCTGCTCTATGATGATTTAAGCTCTATCCGCTTGGCTCCAGCCTATGATGTGGTGAGCACCACGGTATATCTAAAACAGGATATTGCTGCTCTGACTTTGTTGGGGAGTAAAAGATGGTGGTCGCAGGCTTATTTGCTGCGTTTTGCAGTAGAGAGTTGTGGTTTGACGGCTAAAATTGCACATCGATTGCTTGATGAGTGCCGAGTTGCTTTAGGCGAGGTGCGGCATCTAGTTAACCGGCGCTTGCTTGATGAGCCAATAGCGGATAAGCGAAAAGTGCTGGAACATTTGTCAGTGTTAATGGGACAGTCATTGGCTGCGAACCGATAA
- a CDS encoding NAD-dependent epimerase/dehydratase family protein, with translation MKRICLVTGASGFIGERIALHLSKNGFKVRALNRRETGDTIESYRIDLAEDNFPSSLCADIDTLFHLAGKAHSLAETNQDKAEYFQINTEGTRKLLEAGKRGGVQRFVFFSSVKAVGNSFNQPMDETITELTDDPYGRSKYEAEQLVLHGGYVPHPVVIRPCMVYGNTQKGNLPRMINAIRSGYFPPLPEVHNKRSMVHVEDVVQAALLAAENPQAAGQIYIVSDGRPYSTREIYDWICEALGQSSPSFNVPLGLLQVLAQAGGGLGRLRGRRFFFDSDTLDKLIGSAWYSSAKIERELGFRPVHDLLSALPEIVRFLKP, from the coding sequence ATGAAGAGGATTTGTTTGGTAACCGGGGCCAGTGGTTTTATCGGTGAAAGAATCGCTCTGCACTTATCGAAAAATGGCTTTAAGGTCAGGGCTTTGAATCGGCGAGAGACAGGCGATACAATTGAGTCATATCGAATCGATCTGGCTGAGGATAACTTTCCATCCAGTTTATGTGCCGATATTGACACCCTATTTCATTTGGCCGGTAAAGCTCACTCCCTTGCCGAAACTAACCAAGACAAAGCCGAATATTTCCAAATCAACACCGAAGGTACTCGCAAGTTGCTAGAAGCGGGCAAGCGGGGAGGTGTTCAGCGTTTTGTGTTTTTCAGTAGCGTCAAGGCAGTAGGAAACAGTTTCAATCAGCCAATGGATGAAACGATAACAGAACTAACTGATGACCCTTACGGTCGATCCAAATATGAAGCAGAACAGCTCGTTTTACATGGCGGGTATGTGCCGCATCCTGTCGTCATTCGCCCTTGCATGGTGTACGGCAACACGCAAAAAGGCAATTTGCCACGTATGATTAACGCTATCCGGAGCGGTTATTTTCCGCCATTGCCGGAGGTGCATAACAAGCGGTCGATGGTTCATGTCGAGGATGTGGTGCAAGCGGCATTATTGGCAGCTGAAAATCCTCAAGCTGCAGGCCAGATTTATATTGTTTCAGATGGCCGCCCCTATTCAACCCGAGAAATATATGATTGGATTTGTGAGGCTTTAGGTCAATCATCGCCGTCATTCAACGTGCCGTTGGGTTTGCTGCAAGTTCTGGCTCAGGCTGGAGGTGGGTTAGGTCGATTGCGCGGGCGCCGGTTTTTCTTTGATTCTGATACGCTGGACAAATTAATCGGCTCGGCTTGGTATTCATCGGCAAAAATTGAGCGTGAATTGGGTTTTAGACCCGTTCATGATTTGCTCAGTGCGTTACCCGAGATAGTGCGTTTCCTTAAGCCATAA